The DNA sequence GACGTCAATGAACAACTGCTGGTGTTGGACCCCATGCAGGATGAGATTATCAGCAGCGCCGTTGCGATCATCGATCTTCAGCAGGAAATGAGCGCTTCCGACACTTCCATCTCAGTCTTGCAAACCCAGGTGGCATCGCTGAACCGCCAGCTCGATGAGGCCATTGCCGCAAACACCAGGCTGGAGGAAACGGTCGCGGAGCTTAGCTTGGATACCTATGACACTTTCGATGCGTATTCGGATTATCTGAAACAACTGAAACAGTCGCAAGGCGATTTTGCCACCAAGGAAGAGATTGCGCTCTTGGCAGAGGAAAGTGCCCAGTTGGCCCAGACTTTGGATGAACTGACCTTCGAGGTGGAAACAATTGTCAATTATCTGGAAGAACAAGACGCGGTTTTGGCGAATCTGGACAAGATTTTGCTAGACCAAGAGGATTTCAATGAATCTGTCATCGAAGAATTCGAAGAGTTGCATGACCTGATGATGGATCAATTTGCAAGCGTGGACAAAAGCGCGAAAAGCTCCGAACAGGAAAAACAGGAGATTTATGAAGAAATCTCGCGCATCCGCGGGCAATTGGATGAATCCAGTGATGAAATTTCATCCTTGCGCATGGTTTTGGGACAGGAAGTTAGCGAACTTCGTGATTCTAAAGAAGATATGCGCATGGATATTGATGAAATCAGCGACCGTGTTTATACCGTGAACAGAGATCTCACCGAGCTTGCCACCGATCTGAAGGATGTGATTGCCAAAGAACGTGCTGCCGCTGAAAAACGGCGCCTGGAAGCCATGACCAAACATTACAAGGTTGCCTTGGGAGAATATAATAGACACAACTACGAAAGTTCCATCGTCTATTTTGAAGAGTTTTTGGAAGAATATCCAGATAGCTACCTCTGTCCAAACGCCATCTACTGGATGGGTGAAAACTATTACGCGGCAGGGAATTATCCCAAGGCCTTGCGCCAGTTCCAGGATGTTGTGTATTCCTATGCCGACCATCCCAAGGCTTGGGACGCCCAGCTTAAAATTGGCATAACCCACTATCAAATGCAGGATTACGATGCCAGCTATTCCGCCCTGATGCTCATCAAAAACTACTATCCAGATTATCCCAACATGAAAACGGTGGATAAGTACCTAAAAAAGATTTAACACGCTGATGCGTAAAACTTTGCTCTTGTTGCTGGCGCTTTTTTGCCTCCCTCTTGCCGCGGAGCCATTCAGCAGCGCGGAACCAGAGATTATCAGCGAGAGAATCGTTGAATTAATCGACGTTTCCCATCCGCTAATTTTAGATATTCAAGCCGGGGACCTCACTCCCCGGCTGGATTTTTTGATTCGTGGAATGTTGCTTTCCAAGGGAGCTGACCTGCGGGAAATGAGCCATATCGCCTTGTTGGAAAACCTGGAAATCCCCGCGGCATACCTGTTGCAAAATGTGAATTTGGTGCAGGTGGAGCTGGAACTGGGCGCCACCACTGTGGAGCATAAAAGCTTCCTTTCCTACCGCAGCGAACGTGTGCCCTTGTACAGCTTTCTGGTAAAGCAAATCAGCTTGCCGGACAACAAGTTGCTCAGCATCGATGAACTCAGTTTCACCGAGAAAAACGCCAAAAACAACGGGCTTGTCCTCTCAAACCTGAAGTGGTTCGAGCCCATTCTGGCCAGCACCGCTCTGGCAACGCTGATTTATCTGCTCTGGACTATTGAATAAGGAAAACTTCATGAAAAAATATCTGCTAATAATAATGGCAATCCTGATCTTGGGTGCCTGCGCGCGCACCAGCGTTGTCCTCAGCACCGAGGAAAAACTGGCCAAAGCCGATGAACTCTATGCCCGGGGAAAATATGCACGGGCTGCGGAGCTTTACGGAGACGTATATTTCGAGCGCCAATCTGCGTCCTCAGCGCGAGCTCTGATGCGCCAGGCGGATAGCTATTTTAAGATAAACAAGTTTCCCGAAGCCCGCCTCAGCTATCAGGAATTCACGGAATCCTTTCCCACCCATCCAGAAGTGAGCACAGCCGTATTTCGCTATGCGGTATGTCTTTATGAGGAATCCAAAAGTCCTCAATACGACCAGACCGAAACCTTGCAGGCCATCGACGCTTTCCGCCGTTTTTTGGATAAATATCCCAACAGTGAACGCTTTGACGATGCGCTGG is a window from the Candidatus Cloacimonadota bacterium genome containing:
- a CDS encoding tetratricopeptide repeat protein gives rise to the protein MRKMILVTLAIMLVLSACVSSKTYKAQQARVQMMEARQNEQDANLEMARKDIIQNKEKIDQLIIGMGDVNEQLLVLDPMQDEIISSAVAIIDLQQEMSASDTSISVLQTQVASLNRQLDEAIAANTRLEETVAELSLDTYDTFDAYSDYLKQLKQSQGDFATKEEIALLAEESAQLAQTLDELTFEVETIVNYLEEQDAVLANLDKILLDQEDFNESVIEEFEELHDLMMDQFASVDKSAKSSEQEKQEIYEEISRIRGQLDESSDEISSLRMVLGQEVSELRDSKEDMRMDIDEISDRVYTVNRDLTELATDLKDVIAKERAAAEKRRLEAMTKHYKVALGEYNRHNYESSIVYFEEFLEEYPDSYLCPNAIYWMGENYYAAGNYPKALRQFQDVVYSYADHPKAWDAQLKIGITHYQMQDYDASYSALMLIKNYYPDYPNMKTVDKYLKKI
- the bamD gene encoding outer membrane protein assembly factor BamD — protein: MKKYLLIIMAILILGACARTSVVLSTEEKLAKADELYARGKYARAAELYGDVYFERQSASSARALMRQADSYFKINKFPEARLSYQEFTESFPTHPEVSTAVFRYAVCLYEESKSPQYDQTETLQAIDAFRRFLDKYPNSERFDDALGYIKKAQYKLIEKRFLTGYTYYKMKDYSSALMFFKEVTDLGNTDRLDRESLYYSAKLLRKQKLMDEAREQFDKLSEKYPGSKESKKLSKYFK